In Amphiura filiformis chromosome 2, Afil_fr2py, whole genome shotgun sequence, one DNA window encodes the following:
- the LOC140171679 gene encoding forkhead box protein I1c-like → MCSKDSKKARENGDRKSTKGKQRPAYKRRVKPPYSYVELITMAIKSSPNQMKTLREILDYMQTKFPCFRGSYVGWKNSVRHNLSAAECFTKVLRNEERPYGKDNYWTLNPDCTHCLNMASGRPAPRRKESASTSALRKTPRSMSISSDYDHQEGYAVHDWVANQATITRVPSSNPSDSQVQYIELRHTNRVEDNPTGISKFDFQSSISRVDPMTCMYQEHKPESNSSRHTSRAPSSSSTSESWTSYSSGFDSRTSRATSSSSTSESWTTHSYRFDSHSSSTRPSSSSMAESWTTQSSGFDSSSENFDLEMPATDNLDT, encoded by the exons ATGTGTAGTAAAGACTCAAAGAAGGCCAGAGAGAACGGTGATCGTAAGTCGACGAAAGGAAAGCAAAGGCCAGCCTACAAGAGACGGGTCAAACCTCCTTACTCCTATGTGGAACTCATCACCATGGCGATTAAATCTTCTCCAAACCAGATGAAAACTTTGAGAGAAATTCTTGATTACATGCAGACCAAGTTCCCGTGTTTCAGAGGGAGTTACGTTGGTTGGAAGAACAGCGTACGTCATAATTTATCGGCTGCTGAGTGCTTCACCAAAGTTTTGAGGAATGAAGAGAGACCGTATGGGAAAGACAATTATTGGACTTTGAATCCAGACTGTACGCATTGTTTGAATATGGCTTCAGGACGTCCCGCGCCGAGACGGAAAGAAAGCGCGAGCACGTCAGCGTTACGTAAAACACCAAGATCAATGTCCATATCATCTgattatgatcaccaagaaggcTACGCCGTCCACGATTGGGTTGCCAACCAAGCTACCATCACCAGAGTACCAAGTTCGAATCCATCAGACTCACAAGTGCAGTATATTGAACTTCGACATACAAATCGAGTTGAGGACAATCCTACAGGTATTTCAAAGTTCGATTTTCAGTCGAGCATCAGTAGAGTTGACCCAATGACCTGTATGTATCAAGAACACAAACCAGAGTCGAACTCGAGTCGTCATACAAGTAGAGCACCGTCTTCATCTTCAACAAGTGAAAGCTGGACATCATATAGTTCTGGGTTCGACTCCCGTACAAGTAGAGCCACGTCGTCGTCATCTACATCTGAAAGCTGGACAACACACAGTTACAG GTTCGACTCCCATTCCAGCAGCACAagaccatcatcatcatctatggCTGAGAGTTGGACAACGCAGAGTTCTGGGTTCGATTCCAGCAGCGAGAACTTTGATCTCGAGATGCCTGCAACTGATAATCTGGATACC